One Agrococcus jenensis genomic region harbors:
- a CDS encoding cytidine deaminase, whose protein sequence is MPDIDWPALHGAAVGAAAKAYAPYSGFPVGAAALVDDGRLITGANIENAAYGVTLCAECSLVSELVMGGGGRLVAFACVNGAGERLMPCGRCRQLLSEHAAPGMLLDTVSGIRTIDQVLPDAFGPRELDDYAATRDA, encoded by the coding sequence ATGCCCGACATCGACTGGCCGGCGCTGCACGGCGCCGCCGTGGGGGCGGCCGCGAAGGCCTACGCGCCCTACTCGGGGTTCCCGGTGGGCGCGGCGGCGCTCGTCGACGACGGCCGCCTCATCACCGGCGCGAACATCGAGAACGCCGCCTACGGCGTGACGCTGTGCGCGGAGTGCTCGCTCGTGAGCGAGCTCGTGATGGGCGGCGGCGGCCGGCTGGTGGCGTTCGCGTGCGTGAACGGCGCGGGGGAGCGGCTCATGCCGTGCGGACGGTGCCGTCAGCTGCTGTCGGAGCACGCGGCGCCCGGGATGCTGCTCGACACCGTCAGCGGCATCCGCACGATCGACCAGGTGCTCCCGGACGCGTTCGGCCCGCGGGAGCTCGACGACTACGCGGCGACCCGCGACGCCTGA
- a CDS encoding thymidine phosphorylase, with amino-acid sequence MAEAFDVVDIIRTKRDRGTLGTAQIDWLVDAYTRGYVEDPQMAALAMAILLNGMDRREIHDLTMAMIASGERMDFSSLDAPTVDKHSTGGVGDKITLSLMPLVAAFGAAVPQLSGRGLGHTGGTLDKLESIPGWRADLSNQQMLEQLRTVGGVICAAGAGLAPADKRLYALRDITGTVEAIPLIASSIMSKKIAEGTGALVLDVKFGSGAFMQEFERARELALTMVELGRDAGVETRALLTAMDTPLGLAIGNANEVRESVEVLAGGGPADIVELTVALAREMLDAVGQPDADVEAALADGRAMDVWRRFVVAQGGDPDAALPTANETHTVVAEADGVLARQEALPFGIAAWRLGAGRARASDPVVHAAGIDLHVKPGDAVRKGDPLWTISADDATRIPRALEALEGAWELAAPGAEVPVPPIVRERIGA; translated from the coding sequence ATGGCTGAGGCGTTCGACGTCGTCGACATCATCCGCACGAAGCGCGACCGGGGCACGCTCGGCACCGCGCAGATCGACTGGCTCGTCGACGCGTACACGCGCGGCTACGTCGAGGACCCGCAGATGGCGGCGCTCGCCATGGCGATCCTGCTGAACGGCATGGACCGACGCGAGATCCACGACCTGACGATGGCGATGATCGCCTCGGGCGAGCGGATGGACTTCTCGTCGCTCGACGCGCCCACCGTCGACAAGCACTCGACCGGCGGCGTCGGCGACAAGATCACGCTGTCGCTCATGCCGCTCGTCGCGGCCTTCGGCGCCGCGGTGCCGCAGCTGTCGGGGCGCGGCCTCGGCCACACCGGCGGCACGCTCGACAAGCTCGAGTCCATCCCCGGGTGGCGCGCCGACCTGTCGAACCAGCAGATGCTCGAGCAGCTGCGCACCGTCGGCGGCGTCATCTGCGCGGCCGGCGCCGGCCTCGCGCCCGCCGACAAGCGGCTCTACGCGCTCCGCGACATCACCGGCACCGTCGAGGCCATCCCGCTCATCGCATCCTCGATCATGTCGAAGAAGATCGCGGAGGGCACGGGCGCGCTCGTGCTCGACGTGAAGTTCGGCTCCGGCGCCTTCATGCAGGAGTTCGAGCGGGCGCGCGAGCTCGCGCTCACGATGGTCGAGCTGGGCCGCGACGCGGGCGTCGAGACCCGCGCGCTGCTCACCGCGATGGACACGCCGCTCGGCCTCGCGATCGGCAACGCCAACGAGGTGCGGGAGTCGGTCGAGGTGCTCGCCGGCGGCGGGCCCGCCGACATCGTCGAGCTCACCGTCGCGCTCGCGCGCGAGATGCTCGACGCGGTGGGGCAGCCCGACGCCGACGTCGAGGCGGCGCTCGCCGACGGCCGTGCCATGGATGTCTGGCGGCGCTTCGTCGTCGCGCAGGGCGGCGACCCGGATGCGGCGCTGCCGACCGCGAACGAGACGCACACGGTGGTCGCGGAGGCCGACGGCGTGCTCGCGCGCCAGGAGGCGCTGCCGTTCGGCATCGCCGCATGGCGGCTCGGCGCCGGTCGCGCCCGCGCGAGCGATCCCGTCGTGCACGCCGCGGGCATCGACCTGCACGTGAAGCCGGGCGACGCGGTGCGGAAGGGCGACCCGCTCTGGACGATCTCGGCCGACGACGCCACCCGCATCCCGCGCGCGCTCGAGGCGCTCGAGGGCGCGTGGGAGCTCGCCGCGCCGGGCGCCGAGGTGCCGGTCCCGCCGATCGTGCGCGAGCGGATCGGCGCCTGA
- a CDS encoding PTS sugar transporter subunit IIA, protein MSLPLDEATFSPGVHADDWRAAVRAAGVDLVTASAVGRAYVEELVQQIESAGPYCVVAPGVAVPHAKASGVVRRDALAIVVLDEPVAFGHPHNDPVRVVIGLAATSARQHLRMLAELANALDGSGVTDALAAATTRDEAIAALRT, encoded by the coding sequence ATGAGCCTGCCGCTCGACGAGGCCACCTTCTCGCCAGGGGTGCACGCGGACGACTGGCGCGCGGCCGTGCGCGCGGCGGGCGTCGACCTCGTGACGGCGAGCGCCGTGGGGCGGGCCTACGTCGAGGAGCTCGTGCAGCAGATCGAGTCGGCGGGGCCCTACTGCGTCGTCGCGCCGGGTGTCGCGGTGCCGCACGCCAAGGCGAGCGGCGTCGTGCGTCGCGACGCGCTCGCGATCGTCGTGCTCGACGAGCCGGTCGCGTTCGGCCACCCGCACAACGACCCGGTGCGCGTCGTCATCGGCCTCGCGGCGACGAGCGCGCGGCAGCACCTCCGGATGCTCGCCGAGCTCGCCAACGCGCTCGACGGCTCCGGCGTCACCGACGCGCTCGCGGCCGCCACCACGCGCGACGAGGCGATCGCCGCCCTCCGCACCTGA
- a CDS encoding ABC transporter permease, producing MNDRPLDGDDPIQPDPPQRPGGSPDSGSAPAVVHAPEVAEVAAPAAVAPTDDRTVEDDDPWGSAFRRIMGGNLVMAVLAILTSLVVGGILIAATDERVQETSGYFFARPGDMLGAAWDAVFGAYSALFQGSILNLSRADAGFAQLIKPLTDTLNFATPLIAAGLGVAIAFRVGLFNIGGRGQMLWAAAAAGWVGFSFELPPVLHVLVAIAVGIAAGAIWGGIAGALKAFTGAHEVIVTIMLNFVALWFITWMLRTPGLLQNPGSNNPISPPMPPSATLPSMFGPPFTLHWGFVLSVAAVIFCSWLINRSSLGFQFRAVGFNANAALNAGMDVRRITVLAMLFSGGFMGLAGAQQVTGAVTTGFTSGIDAGIGFDAITVALLGGSTPWGTFFAGLLFGAFKAGGFRMQAAEGVPIDIILVVQSFIVLFIAAPPLVRAMFGLPQPGKKSRRQRRDEAALAAATQTKGEQA from the coding sequence GTGAACGACCGACCGCTCGACGGCGACGACCCCATCCAGCCCGACCCGCCGCAGCGCCCGGGCGGCTCGCCCGACTCCGGATCCGCGCCGGCCGTCGTGCACGCGCCGGAGGTCGCGGAGGTCGCCGCGCCCGCCGCCGTCGCGCCGACCGACGACCGCACGGTCGAGGACGACGACCCCTGGGGCAGCGCCTTCCGCCGCATCATGGGCGGCAACCTCGTCATGGCCGTGCTCGCGATCCTCACCTCCCTCGTGGTCGGCGGCATCCTCATCGCCGCGACCGACGAGCGGGTGCAGGAGACGAGCGGATACTTCTTCGCTCGCCCCGGCGACATGCTCGGCGCCGCCTGGGACGCCGTCTTCGGCGCGTACTCCGCGCTCTTCCAGGGCTCGATCCTCAACCTGTCGCGCGCCGACGCCGGCTTCGCGCAGCTCATCAAGCCGCTCACCGACACGCTGAACTTCGCCACCCCGCTCATCGCCGCGGGCCTCGGCGTCGCGATCGCGTTCCGCGTCGGCCTGTTCAACATCGGTGGCCGCGGCCAGATGCTGTGGGCCGCCGCCGCGGCGGGCTGGGTCGGCTTCTCGTTCGAGCTCCCGCCCGTGCTCCACGTGCTCGTCGCGATCGCCGTCGGCATCGCCGCCGGCGCGATTTGGGGCGGCATCGCGGGTGCGCTCAAGGCGTTCACGGGCGCGCACGAGGTGATCGTCACGATCATGCTCAACTTCGTCGCGCTCTGGTTCATCACCTGGATGCTGCGCACGCCCGGCCTGCTGCAGAACCCGGGCAGCAACAACCCGATCTCGCCGCCCATGCCCCCGTCGGCGACGCTGCCATCGATGTTCGGCCCGCCGTTCACGCTGCACTGGGGCTTCGTGCTCTCGGTCGCCGCGGTGATCTTCTGCTCGTGGCTCATCAACCGCTCGAGCCTCGGCTTCCAGTTCCGCGCGGTCGGCTTCAACGCCAACGCCGCCCTCAACGCCGGCATGGACGTGCGGCGCATCACGGTGCTCGCCATGCTCTTCTCGGGCGGCTTCATGGGCCTCGCGGGCGCGCAGCAGGTGACGGGCGCGGTCACGACCGGGTTCACCTCCGGCATCGACGCGGGCATCGGCTTCGACGCGATCACGGTCGCGCTGCTCGGCGGCTCCACCCCGTGGGGCACGTTCTTCGCCGGGCTGCTCTTCGGCGCGTTCAAGGCCGGCGGCTTCCGCATGCAGGCCGCCGAGGGCGTGCCGATCGACATCATCCTCGTCGTGCAGTCGTTCATCGTGCTCTTCATCGCGGCCCCGCCGCTCGTGCGCGCGATGTTCGGCCTGCCGCAGCCCGGCAAGAAGTCGCGCCGCCAGCGCCGCGACGAGGCCGCGCTCGCCGCCGCGACCCAGACGAAGGGGGAGCAGGCGTGA
- a CDS encoding ABC transporter permease, with translation MSTQQPIDAQSPAPAQTVELERAVVRHWKAPVAYAVLTLVAAILMIGLGRDGSATLRLADSGDIIALPDAVLPSRPTGIVIALVLAALTAFAFWAAASARRVGAWLPVVFGLLFVIGFLSWAGAGSMIPIAGLLFATVGLSVPIIFGAMGGVISERAGVVNIAIEAQLLGGAFTGAVVASATGSTIVGVLAAMLASVLISMVLAVFAIRYFVEQVIVGVVLNVLVAGLTNFFYSSVLTDNQALNSPDRLPKLPIPLLEGIPLLGPALFNQSIIVYAMYIAVPLIAWGLFKTTWGLRLRAIGEHPMAADTVGIKVNRLRFWNVSLAGAVAGLGGAYFTLDSNGSFTREMTAGLGYIALAAVIFGQWHPIKATAAALLFGFASALQQTLGAIGSPVPSEFMLMLPYVVTLLAVAGFIGQSRAPAASGKPYIKQ, from the coding sequence GTGAGCACGCAGCAGCCCATCGACGCGCAGTCGCCTGCGCCCGCCCAGACGGTCGAGCTCGAGCGCGCCGTCGTCCGGCACTGGAAGGCGCCCGTCGCCTACGCCGTGCTCACCCTCGTCGCCGCGATCCTCATGATCGGCCTCGGCCGCGACGGCAGCGCGACGCTCCGGCTCGCCGACTCCGGCGACATCATCGCGCTCCCGGATGCGGTGCTCCCGTCGCGCCCGACCGGCATCGTCATCGCGCTCGTGCTCGCCGCGCTCACCGCGTTCGCGTTCTGGGCCGCGGCCTCCGCGCGCCGCGTCGGCGCCTGGCTGCCCGTCGTCTTCGGCCTGCTGTTCGTCATCGGCTTCCTCAGCTGGGCCGGTGCGGGGTCGATGATTCCGATCGCCGGCCTGCTGTTCGCGACCGTCGGCCTGTCGGTGCCGATCATCTTCGGCGCCATGGGCGGCGTCATCTCCGAGCGCGCCGGCGTCGTCAACATCGCGATCGAGGCGCAGCTGCTCGGCGGCGCCTTCACCGGCGCGGTGGTCGCCTCCGCCACCGGCAGCACCATCGTCGGCGTGCTCGCCGCGATGCTCGCGAGCGTGCTCATCTCGATGGTGCTCGCGGTCTTCGCGATCCGGTACTTCGTCGAGCAGGTGATCGTCGGCGTCGTGCTCAACGTGCTCGTCGCCGGGCTCACGAACTTCTTCTACTCGTCGGTGCTCACCGACAACCAGGCGCTCAACTCGCCCGACCGCCTGCCGAAGCTCCCGATCCCGCTGCTCGAGGGCATCCCGCTGCTGGGGCCCGCGCTCTTCAACCAGTCGATCATCGTCTACGCGATGTACATCGCCGTGCCGCTCATCGCCTGGGGCCTCTTCAAGACCACCTGGGGCCTCCGCCTGCGCGCGATCGGCGAGCACCCGATGGCTGCCGACACGGTCGGCATCAAGGTCAACCGGCTGCGCTTCTGGAACGTCTCGCTCGCCGGCGCGGTCGCGGGCCTCGGCGGCGCGTACTTCACGCTCGACTCGAACGGCTCGTTCACGCGCGAGATGACGGCGGGCCTCGGCTACATCGCGCTCGCCGCGGTGATCTTCGGCCAGTGGCACCCGATCAAGGCGACGGCGGCGGCGCTGCTGTTCGGCTTCGCGTCGGCGCTGCAGCAGACGCTCGGCGCGATCGGCTCGCCGGTGCCGAGCGAGTTCATGCTCATGCTCCCGTACGTCGTCACGCTCCTCGCGGTCGCCGGCTTCATCGGCCAGTCGCGGGCGCCGGCGGCGAGCGGCAAGCCCTACATCAAGCAATAG
- a CDS encoding ABC transporter ATP-binding protein — protein MTAPHSTLQLRGITKRFGALTANDHIDLEVKAGEIHCLLGENGAGKSTLMNVLYGLYQADEGEILLDGAPQRFAGPGDAMHAGIGMVHQHFMLIPVFTVAENVLLGHEKALGGLAGAKQKVREISQRFGFHVDPDAKIEDLPVGVQQRVEIIKALSQDAKVLVFDEPTAVLTPQETDELMAIMQQLRDEGTAIVFITHKLREVRAIADRITVIRLGKVVGEASPTSTSTELASMMVGRPVELTVQKSPPVLTDNLLTVSGLTVLDAIGQKVVNDVSFTVHGGEVLCIAGVQGNGQTELTEAILGLQSRAKGSIDLNGNELLGDSVREVLDAGVGFVPEDRKVDGLVGDFSIAENLMLDRYRGTPFIKAGTVDRGARDAFADEKLGAFDIRAQGIDTHVGTLSGGNQQKVVLARELGRPLALFVASQPTRGLDVGSIEFVHSQIIATRDAGIPVIVVSTELDEVVGLADRIAVMYRGGIVGIVPADTSRDTLGLMMAGERPAHLEGAAA, from the coding sequence ATGACCGCCCCGCACTCGACCCTCCAGCTTCGTGGCATCACGAAGCGCTTCGGCGCGCTCACCGCCAACGATCACATCGACCTCGAGGTCAAGGCCGGCGAGATCCACTGCCTGCTCGGTGAGAACGGCGCGGGCAAGTCGACCCTCATGAACGTGCTCTACGGCCTCTACCAGGCCGACGAGGGCGAGATCCTGCTCGACGGCGCACCGCAGCGCTTCGCAGGACCCGGCGATGCCATGCACGCCGGCATCGGCATGGTGCACCAGCACTTCATGCTCATCCCCGTGTTCACCGTCGCCGAGAACGTGCTGCTCGGCCACGAGAAGGCGCTCGGCGGGCTCGCCGGCGCGAAGCAGAAGGTGCGCGAGATCTCGCAGCGCTTCGGCTTCCACGTCGACCCCGACGCGAAGATCGAGGACCTGCCAGTCGGCGTCCAGCAGCGCGTCGAGATCATCAAGGCGCTGTCGCAGGACGCGAAGGTGCTCGTGTTCGACGAGCCCACCGCGGTCCTCACGCCGCAGGAGACCGACGAGCTCATGGCGATCATGCAGCAGCTCCGCGACGAGGGCACCGCGATCGTCTTCATCACGCACAAGCTGCGCGAGGTGCGCGCGATCGCCGACCGCATCACGGTCATCCGCCTCGGCAAGGTGGTCGGCGAGGCGAGCCCCACGTCGACGAGCACCGAGCTCGCGTCGATGATGGTCGGCCGCCCGGTCGAGCTGACCGTGCAGAAGAGCCCGCCGGTGCTCACCGACAACCTGCTCACGGTCTCGGGCCTGACCGTCCTCGACGCGATCGGCCAGAAGGTCGTCAACGACGTCTCGTTCACCGTGCACGGCGGCGAGGTGCTCTGCATCGCCGGCGTCCAGGGCAATGGGCAGACCGAGCTCACCGAGGCGATCCTCGGGCTCCAGTCGCGCGCCAAGGGCTCGATCGACCTCAACGGCAACGAGCTGCTGGGCGACTCGGTGCGCGAGGTGCTCGACGCCGGCGTCGGCTTCGTGCCCGAGGACCGCAAGGTCGACGGGCTCGTCGGCGACTTCTCGATCGCCGAGAACCTCATGCTCGACCGCTACCGCGGCACGCCGTTCATCAAGGCCGGCACGGTCGACCGCGGCGCGCGCGACGCGTTCGCCGACGAGAAGCTCGGCGCCTTCGACATCCGCGCGCAGGGGATCGACACGCACGTCGGCACCCTCTCGGGCGGCAACCAGCAGAAGGTCGTGCTCGCGCGCGAGCTCGGCCGGCCGCTCGCGCTCTTCGTCGCGTCGCAGCCCACCCGTGGCCTCGACGTCGGCTCGATCGAGTTCGTGCACAGCCAGATCATCGCGACGCGCGACGCCGGCATCCCGGTGATCGTCGTCTCGACCGAGCTCGACGAGGTCGTCGGGCTCGCCGACCGCATCGCGGTCATGTACCGGGGCGGCATCGTGGGCATCGTGCCCGCGGACACCAGCCGCGACACGCTCGGCCTCATGATGGCCGGCGAGCGACCCGCCCACCTCGAAGGAGCCGCAGCGTGA
- a CDS encoding adenosine deaminase: MSRYEVDGVDIQTLPKVSLHDHLDGGLRPQTILELADEIGLELPASDAASLGAWFAQQSNSGSLPEYLKTFDITTAVMQTEHGLHRVAKEFVLDLAEDGVIYGEIRWAPEQHLQRGLTLDAAVEAVQAGIEEAIALVATHGGRIRVGQLVSAMRHLDRGDEIAELALRHRDRGAVGFDIAGPEAGFPASRMQSAFDILARAHFPATVHAGEGDGIASIADALFSGRALRLGHGTRIAEDIHVEEETDDAVVVRLGEVAEWVKDRQIALEVSPSSNLQTGTIAQWGTALEDHPIDLLHQLGFCVTVNVDNRLQSGTTLTRELGLLVDAFEWDLDDLEQVTQNAAASAFCSFEEREELADEIADGFDDLR; the protein is encoded by the coding sequence ATGAGCCGCTACGAGGTCGACGGCGTCGACATCCAGACGCTGCCGAAGGTCAGCCTCCACGACCACCTCGACGGCGGACTGCGACCGCAGACCATCCTCGAGCTGGCCGACGAGATCGGGCTCGAGCTGCCCGCGAGCGACGCCGCGTCGCTCGGCGCGTGGTTCGCCCAGCAGTCGAACTCCGGCTCGCTGCCCGAGTACCTGAAGACGTTCGACATCACGACCGCGGTGATGCAGACGGAGCACGGCCTGCACCGCGTCGCGAAGGAGTTCGTGCTCGACCTCGCCGAGGACGGCGTGATCTACGGCGAGATCCGCTGGGCGCCCGAGCAGCACCTGCAGCGAGGCCTCACGCTCGACGCGGCGGTCGAGGCGGTGCAGGCCGGCATCGAGGAGGCCATCGCGCTCGTCGCGACGCACGGCGGCCGCATCCGGGTCGGGCAGCTCGTCAGCGCCATGCGCCACCTCGACCGCGGCGACGAGATCGCCGAGCTCGCGCTGCGGCACCGCGATCGCGGCGCGGTCGGCTTCGACATCGCCGGCCCCGAGGCGGGCTTCCCCGCGTCGCGCATGCAGTCGGCGTTCGACATCCTGGCGCGCGCGCACTTCCCGGCCACCGTCCACGCGGGCGAGGGCGACGGCATCGCGAGCATCGCCGACGCGCTGTTCTCGGGCCGCGCGCTGCGGCTCGGGCACGGCACCCGCATCGCGGAGGACATCCACGTCGAGGAGGAGACCGACGACGCGGTCGTCGTGCGCCTCGGCGAGGTCGCCGAGTGGGTGAAGGACCGGCAGATCGCCCTCGAGGTGAGCCCATCCTCCAACCTGCAGACCGGCACGATCGCGCAGTGGGGCACCGCGCTCGAGGACCACCCGATCGACCTGCTGCACCAGCTGGGGTTCTGCGTCACCGTCAACGTCGACAACCGCCTGCAGTCGGGCACGACGCTCACGCGCGAGCTCGGGCTGCTCGTCGACGCCTTCGAGTGGGACCTCGACGACCTCGAGCAGGTGACGCAGAACGCCGCCGCGAGCGCGTTCTGCTCGTTCGAGGAGCGCGAGGAGCTGGCGGACGAGATCGCCGACGGGTTCGACGACCTGCGATGA
- a CDS encoding BMP family lipoprotein has product MRKFNRSAARGGVIAIGAALLLAGCAAAPEAPTGSEPAGSESAAPTTDIQPCIVSDEGGFDDRSFNQLGAEGLRAAAEGLGVEPIEVESASPADYAPNLDSVIAEGCNMVVSVGFQLAEATGAAATANPDINFAIIDDQSVTADNVQPIVYDTAQAAFLAGYAAASYTESGTIATWGGLQIPPVTIFMDGFVEGAEYYNEQNGTDVQVLGWDAEAQSGSFTGGFAAGVEAKAMAETFIGQGADVLMPVGGPIFLSAAEAIRDQGDDSGIVMIGVDADLYETSPDNADLFLTSVLKGMSTGVQTVVEQAAAGEFSSEPYVGTLENDGVGLAPFHDFEGSVDPELQTQLDDIREAIIAGEITVESPASP; this is encoded by the coding sequence TTGAGGAAGTTCAACCGTTCCGCCGCGCGCGGCGGCGTCATCGCCATCGGCGCGGCGCTCCTGCTCGCCGGCTGCGCCGCAGCGCCGGAGGCCCCCACCGGCTCCGAGCCGGCCGGCTCCGAGTCCGCGGCCCCGACCACCGACATCCAGCCCTGCATCGTCTCCGACGAGGGCGGCTTCGACGACCGCTCGTTCAACCAGCTCGGCGCCGAGGGCCTCCGTGCCGCGGCCGAGGGCCTGGGCGTCGAGCCGATCGAGGTCGAGTCCGCCTCGCCCGCCGACTACGCGCCGAACCTCGACAGCGTCATCGCCGAGGGCTGCAACATGGTCGTCTCGGTCGGCTTCCAGCTCGCCGAGGCCACGGGTGCCGCAGCGACCGCGAACCCGGACATCAACTTCGCGATCATCGACGACCAGTCGGTGACGGCGGACAACGTGCAGCCGATCGTCTACGACACGGCGCAGGCCGCGTTCCTCGCCGGCTACGCCGCCGCCTCGTACACCGAGTCGGGCACCATCGCCACCTGGGGCGGCCTCCAGATCCCGCCGGTGACGATCTTCATGGACGGCTTCGTCGAGGGCGCCGAGTACTACAACGAGCAGAACGGCACCGACGTGCAGGTGCTCGGCTGGGACGCCGAGGCGCAGTCCGGCTCGTTCACCGGTGGCTTCGCCGCCGGCGTCGAGGCGAAGGCCATGGCGGAGACCTTCATCGGCCAGGGCGCGGACGTGCTCATGCCGGTCGGCGGCCCCATCTTCCTGTCGGCCGCTGAGGCCATCCGTGACCAGGGCGACGACTCGGGCATCGTGATGATCGGCGTCGACGCCGACCTCTACGAGACCTCGCCCGACAACGCCGACCTCTTCCTCACCTCGGTGCTGAAGGGCATGTCGACGGGCGTCCAGACGGTCGTCGAGCAGGCTGCGGCCGGTGAGTTCTCCAGCGAGCCGTACGTGGGCACGCTCGAGAACGACGGTGTCGGCCTCGCGCCGTTCCACGACTTCGAGGGATCGGTCGACCCCGAGCTGCAGACGCAGCTCGACGACATCCGCGAGGCGATCATCGCCGGCGAGATCACGGTCGAGTCGCCCGCCAGCCCGTAG